A section of the Candidatus Moraniibacteriota bacterium genome encodes:
- the clpP gene encoding ATP-dependent Clp endopeptidase proteolytic subunit ClpP, translating into MSSVQNNYLVPMVIEKTNMGERAYDIYSRLLKDRIIFIGSPIDDGVANTVIAQLLFLQSQSTKDDIKIYINSPGGSVTSAMAIYDTMQHVKPDVETICIGLAASAASVLLAAGAKGKRFTLPNAEVMIHQVLGGVEGQATDIDIHARHILKVRDRLNRILVKHTGQKLAKIEHDTDRDYFMTAEEAKTYGIVDKVLS; encoded by the coding sequence ATGTCATCTGTCCAGAACAATTACCTCGTGCCGATGGTGATCGAGAAGACGAACATGGGGGAGCGGGCCTATGACATCTATTCGCGGCTCCTGAAGGACCGGATCATCTTCATCGGCTCGCCGATCGACGATGGCGTCGCCAATACCGTCATCGCCCAGCTGCTCTTCCTCCAGTCACAGAGTACCAAGGACGATATCAAGATCTATATCAATTCCCCCGGCGGGTCGGTCACCTCGGCGATGGCTATCTATGACACGATGCAGCATGTGAAGCCTGATGTCGAGACGATCTGCATCGGACTGGCAGCGTCGGCAGCGTCCGTACTGCTCGCGGCGGGGGCCAAAGGGAAGCGCTTCACGTTGCCCAATGCGGAAGTCATGATTCATCAGGTGCTGGGAGGTGTCGAGGGGCAGGCGACGGATATCGATATCCATGCCCGGCATATCCTGAAGGTGCGTGATCGGCTGAACCGAATCCTCGTGAAGCATACGGGACAGAAGTTGGCCAAGATCGAACATGACACGGATCGGGACTACTTCATGACCGCCGAAGAGGCGAAAACCTACGGAATCGTCGACAAAGTCTTGTCCTAG
- the nusA gene encoding transcription termination/antitermination protein NusA — protein sequence MAKKKVVEASESESLSGRLGEFGSAVMQIAEEKNLPREKVFEIVEAALAAAYKKDYGKKGQVIKAKFDEVTKSADFFLVKEVVDETLRDFTVPEETEEGVPEQGGTRPELVIETSETDEERLPRFNAERDLTLDEAKLIKQDAVIGDSIEIPLESHEDFGRVAAQTAKQVIIQRIREAERETMFTEYKEKEGQAVNGIVQRIEGRNVFVDLGKSTGILFPSEQIPGENYRMGQHLKVFLTRVESDPKGPGLILSRAHPEMVRHLFTLEVPEIATGTVEIKAIAREAGSRTKIAVLANEDGVDPIGSCVGQKGTRVQTVIDELGGEKVDIIEWNEDVQKFISAALSPAKVLSVELREAEQQAIVTVPADQLSLAIGKRGQNVRLAAKLTGWRIDVKSPEEEEVSGAEVETETEALAENESITETAPEATEVTPISAEASPEAVAEEKE from the coding sequence ATGGCTAAGAAGAAAGTAGTAGAAGCGAGTGAGTCAGAAAGCCTCTCGGGCCGGCTCGGCGAATTCGGTAGTGCGGTGATGCAGATCGCCGAAGAAAAGAATCTCCCGCGTGAAAAAGTGTTTGAAATCGTCGAGGCGGCGCTCGCGGCGGCCTACAAGAAGGACTACGGCAAGAAAGGCCAAGTCATCAAAGCGAAGTTTGATGAAGTGACGAAGTCGGCGGATTTCTTCCTCGTGAAGGAAGTCGTAGATGAGACCTTGCGGGACTTCACCGTACCAGAAGAGACAGAAGAAGGTGTACCAGAGCAGGGAGGTACTCGTCCGGAGCTGGTTATCGAGACAAGCGAGACCGACGAGGAGCGACTGCCGCGCTTCAATGCTGAGCGCGATCTGACGCTGGACGAGGCGAAGCTCATCAAGCAGGATGCCGTTATCGGCGACAGCATCGAAATCCCGCTCGAAAGTCATGAAGACTTCGGCCGGGTCGCCGCGCAGACGGCCAAGCAGGTCATCATCCAGCGGATCCGTGAGGCAGAGCGCGAAACGATGTTCACTGAATACAAGGAGAAGGAAGGTCAGGCGGTGAATGGTATCGTCCAGCGCATCGAAGGCCGCAATGTCTTTGTCGATCTCGGTAAGTCCACCGGTATTCTCTTTCCGTCGGAGCAGATCCCGGGGGAGAACTATCGCATGGGTCAGCATCTGAAAGTCTTCCTCACCCGTGTCGAATCCGATCCGAAGGGGCCAGGATTGATCCTGTCGCGCGCCCATCCCGAGATGGTCCGCCACCTCTTCACACTCGAAGTGCCAGAAATCGCCACCGGAACGGTCGAGATCAAAGCGATCGCCCGTGAGGCGGGGAGCCGCACCAAGATCGCGGTTTTGGCCAATGAGGATGGTGTCGATCCGATCGGTTCTTGTGTCGGCCAGAAGGGGACACGTGTCCAGACCGTCATCGATGAACTCGGCGGAGAGAAAGTCGATATCATCGAATGGAACGAGGATGTGCAGAAATTCATCAGCGCGGCGCTCTCACCGGCGAAAGTGCTGTCGGTTGAGCTGCGTGAGGCGGAGCAGCAGGCGATCGTCACGGTCCCAGCGGACCAGTTGTCGCTCGCGATCGGCAAGCGCGGGCAGAACGTCCGACTGGCGGCCAAGCTCACCGGCTGGCGCATCGATGTAAAGAGTCCGGAGGAAGAGGAAGTCTCCGGGGCAGAGGTGGAGACTGAAACAGAGGCACTAGCTGAGAATGAGTCCATCACTGAAACCGCACCGGAAGCAACCGAAGTCACCCCGATCTCGGCCGAAGCTTCTCCGGAAGCTGTTGCAGAGGAGAAAGAATAA
- a CDS encoding inorganic diphosphatase, which produces MNLWHDVKLGDNAPEEINVIIEIPKGSPNKYEIDKETGLIKLDRANYSAAPYPFDYGFAPQTLWDDGDALDVIVLSTFPLAPGILVNARPVAIMEMIDGGDSDYKVIAVPVDDKRWDDVKDLKDVNTHNLKEYQHFFETYKVLKGKKNEVAVHGFKGRKDALAAVKRSVKLYAKEFGKK; this is translated from the coding sequence ATGAACTTGTGGCATGATGTGAAACTTGGCGACAATGCCCCCGAGGAGATCAATGTCATCATTGAGATTCCCAAGGGCTCGCCCAACAAGTATGAAATCGACAAGGAAACCGGGCTGATCAAGCTCGACCGCGCCAATTATTCAGCGGCGCCGTACCCGTTTGATTACGGTTTTGCGCCGCAAACGCTCTGGGACGATGGTGATGCGCTCGATGTCATCGTGCTCTCGACCTTCCCGCTCGCGCCCGGCATCCTCGTGAATGCCCGGCCAGTCGCTATCATGGAGATGATCGACGGAGGGGACTCTGACTACAAGGTGATCGCGGTGCCGGTTGACGATAAGCGCTGGGATGATGTGAAAGACCTGAAGGATGTAAACACGCACAATTTGAAAGAATATCAGCACTTCTTCGAGACCTACAAGGTTCTGAAGGGGAAGAAGAACGAGGTCGCGGTTCACGGTTTCAAAGGCCGCAAGGATGCGCTGGCTGCCGTGAAGCGTTCGGTGAAGCTCTATGCGAAGGAGTTTGGGAAGAAGTAA
- a CDS encoding four helix bundle protein, giving the protein MLCPPLASFEELIVWQRSMELAGAVYLGTEALPKSEQYGLMKSDVPFCSFYILPILLKAI; this is encoded by the coding sequence ATGCTATGCCCACCTCTAGCCTCTTTCGAAGAGCTTATCGTCTGGCAACGATCGATGGAACTTGCTGGGGCCGTTTATTTGGGTACAGAAGCACTGCCAAAATCGGAACAGTATGGTTTGATGAAGTCAGATGTGCCGTTCTGCAGTTTCTATATCCTTCCAATATTGCTGAAGGCTATATAA
- a CDS encoding tetratricopeptide repeat protein has translation MQASEKPSFARFGSQANFSNNPNERPNDVVPRADAVIRPGAVGGQVTKARTSKAFDFIITAVLVLLFFGVPVFFTGLTFQGIAFEKQIFFYFCLLIGLVAWVSKGVMTGEMRVRRTPLDIPILLFWLFAIVATVFSVDRWHSFWGFFGDPSRGFISLTALVLAYFFILSHFTERRRNLMLTAFLASGVLVIVWSFLVVMKIHFIPASFEAIAPLSLIGSMSTLTLYLALLVPLMVTALFLLFRDGSGASRGLRISGAVVLGVALLLDLFLLIALYPFVTWAVVLGGLGFFLIYILAQIVRPVQELTWMPMVIFVIVLAFLMIGRNNLAQATLPVEVTPNMKLSWQVVQESLSANFLSGSGLATYGYDFSLFRPQEFNGNALYTLRFYQGTGLVAEALATIGVVGTILMLIVWFSLLSIGLYLLTMDKAKNKIASLGLWSVTVMLFVAGFVSPINATILILGVILSALALATLLQESGSEERYWELSFRATPKFALALAFVFMVVSAGVAFIFVFMGKVFLADVSAGVATRQPASIDGTIPKYVRAIQLYPQEGRYYTRIAQEYMAVANAEGGKNADERDVNRIAFTVRESVAAGLRAKDLMPNDVLATEALGLVYENASIFATDALPKAEEMYTRALELEPQNPLFAIKLGQIKRLSADGKPDGAEKTALLNEAKGLFEQAIEKKADLAIGHYNLAVIHSRLKDYDAAISATSQAIRLAPTNLSFRYNLGLLYQERNAEGDRTQAENLYKQVLDANDRLIDVRLSLGLLYEAQNKREAAMAEYEKILTLIPEDERTSANVKQTRAQITQVIDNLRSGKGNIPAGNSLAEPGPVTPATAAPTNPAASQGESLLNGPTP, from the coding sequence ATGCAGGCATCAGAAAAGCCATCCTTTGCGCGTTTTGGGAGTCAGGCGAATTTTTCCAATAACCCTAACGAGAGACCGAATGATGTCGTCCCCCGTGCCGATGCCGTGATCCGACCGGGCGCTGTCGGCGGACAAGTCACGAAGGCGCGCACTTCGAAAGCGTTCGACTTTATTATCACCGCGGTGCTCGTGCTTCTCTTCTTCGGTGTACCGGTATTCTTCACAGGCCTGACATTCCAGGGCATCGCCTTCGAGAAACAAATCTTTTTCTACTTCTGTCTCCTCATCGGCCTCGTCGCGTGGGTGTCCAAGGGCGTCATGACTGGTGAGATGCGGGTTCGCCGTACCCCACTCGATATCCCGATCCTCCTGTTTTGGTTATTTGCGATCGTGGCGACGGTCTTTTCGGTTGACCGATGGCATAGTTTCTGGGGCTTCTTCGGTGATCCGTCCCGTGGTTTCATCAGCCTGACCGCGCTCGTCTTGGCCTATTTCTTCATCCTGAGTCACTTCACCGAAAGGCGGCGCAACCTCATGCTGACGGCATTTCTCGCCTCGGGTGTCTTGGTCATCGTCTGGAGCTTCCTCGTCGTTATGAAGATTCACTTCATTCCAGCGAGCTTTGAAGCGATCGCTCCGCTCTCCCTGATTGGTTCCATGTCGACTTTGACCCTCTACCTCGCCCTGCTCGTACCACTCATGGTGACGGCACTTTTCCTCCTCTTCCGTGACGGCTCAGGCGCCTCACGTGGGCTGCGGATTTCAGGTGCGGTGGTGCTTGGTGTGGCGCTCCTCTTGGACTTGTTCCTCCTCATCGCGCTCTACCCGTTTGTGACGTGGGCGGTGGTGCTCGGTGGACTCGGGTTCTTCCTGATCTATATCTTGGCTCAGATCGTCCGGCCGGTGCAGGAATTGACGTGGATGCCGATGGTCATCTTCGTCATCGTCCTTGCCTTCCTCATGATTGGGAGGAATAACCTGGCTCAGGCGACGCTCCCGGTTGAAGTGACACCGAATATGAAGCTTTCCTGGCAGGTGGTTCAGGAATCGCTCAGTGCCAATTTCCTCTCAGGTTCCGGTCTGGCGACCTATGGATATGACTTCTCGCTCTTCCGTCCGCAGGAATTCAATGGTAATGCACTCTACACCCTCCGGTTCTATCAAGGGACTGGCCTCGTCGCCGAAGCCCTTGCCACGATAGGTGTTGTCGGGACGATACTCATGCTCATCGTCTGGTTCTCGCTCCTCTCTATCGGTCTCTATCTCCTGACCATGGACAAGGCCAAGAATAAAATCGCCTCACTGGGCTTGTGGTCAGTCACGGTGATGCTCTTCGTCGCGGGTTTCGTCTCGCCGATAAATGCGACGATACTCATCCTCGGCGTCATCCTCTCGGCTCTTGCCCTCGCGACGCTCCTCCAAGAAAGTGGCTCAGAGGAACGCTATTGGGAATTGTCATTCCGTGCGACGCCCAAGTTCGCCCTCGCTCTCGCGTTCGTCTTCATGGTGGTCTCGGCGGGTGTGGCCTTCATCTTTGTCTTCATGGGTAAGGTCTTCCTCGCGGATGTCTCGGCGGGTGTGGCTACCCGACAGCCGGCCTCGATTGACGGTACGATTCCAAAGTACGTGCGAGCGATCCAGCTTTACCCGCAGGAGGGGCGGTACTATACGCGCATCGCACAGGAATACATGGCCGTCGCCAATGCCGAAGGTGGTAAGAACGCTGATGAGCGCGATGTGAACCGGATCGCCTTCACGGTACGTGAGTCGGTCGCAGCCGGACTCCGAGCCAAGGACCTGATGCCAAACGACGTCCTAGCGACCGAAGCTCTCGGCCTCGTCTATGAAAACGCCAGTATCTTTGCGACTGATGCCCTGCCCAAAGCCGAAGAGATGTATACCCGAGCGCTCGAGCTTGAGCCTCAGAACCCACTCTTCGCGATCAAGCTCGGCCAGATCAAGCGCCTCTCGGCTGATGGGAAGCCGGATGGAGCTGAAAAGACGGCACTCTTGAACGAAGCGAAGGGGCTCTTTGAGCAGGCGATTGAGAAGAAAGCTGACCTCGCCATCGGTCACTACAACCTCGCAGTTATCCACTCGCGATTGAAGGACTACGATGCAGCGATAAGCGCGACTTCGCAAGCTATCCGACTGGCGCCCACTAACCTCTCATTCCGGTACAACCTCGGCCTCCTCTATCAGGAGCGCAATGCCGAAGGGGACCGAACTCAGGCGGAAAACCTCTACAAGCAGGTGCTCGATGCCAATGACCGGCTGATCGACGTCCGTCTCTCGCTCGGCCTCCTCTATGAGGCCCAAAACAAGCGTGAAGCTGCGATGGCGGAATATGAGAAAATCCTCACACTTATTCCGGAAGACGAGCGAACTTCGGCCAATGTGAAACAGACCCGTGCCCAGATCACTCAGGTGATCGACAACCTCCGCTCGGGCAAGGGCAATATTCCCGCTGGCAATAGTCTCGCTGAGCCCGGTCCGGTCACGCCGGCGACCGCTGCTCCGACCAACCCCGCCGCGAGCCAAGGTGAATCTCTCTTGAATGGCCCGACACCATAA
- a CDS encoding DoxX family protein, translated as MFSKTCATAPWTPTVARVFLALLFVVAGFGKLTGFDATVGYVGSLTNESVAPLLTVLAIIFEFGGGLMLLFNWKSALAVDMLIAFTVAATIIGHTTFTGDAMKDQTQYTMILKNLAIVGGLLFMARHICHHERSTEMEAA; from the coding sequence ATGTTCTCCAAGACCTGTGCGACAGCGCCCTGGACCCCGACAGTTGCGCGCGTGTTTCTTGCCCTGTTATTCGTGGTGGCTGGTTTCGGTAAGCTTACTGGGTTCGATGCGACTGTCGGCTATGTCGGATCGCTCACCAACGAATCTGTCGCGCCACTCCTCACTGTGCTGGCCATCATTTTCGAGTTCGGTGGCGGGCTAATGCTTCTCTTCAACTGGAAATCTGCCCTCGCCGTCGATATGCTCATCGCCTTCACGGTTGCCGCGACTATTATCGGTCACACGACATTTACTGGAGACGCGATGAAAGACCAGACGCAGTACACCATGATTCTGAAAAATCTCGCTATCGTGGGGGGGCTTCTCTTCATGGCGCGCCATATTTGCCACCATGAACGGTCAACCGAAATGGAAGCTGCCTAG
- the tig gene encoding trigger factor has product MEVKVQKLPASRWEITVTLPWEEWQTHREHAVEHLAANVNMAGFRQGKVPEAMLEQRFGKEAILIETAEHAVHHTYPQALLEAKAEAIGRPEIKFDAVKADEPLVFTITTDVLPEIVLREWRKDVAKINAAAAEKHISVTDEEMNKELAELAKMRASFVPVDRAAALSDTAKVDFTVTVDGVIIEGGTSTDHAIVLGSGAFIPGFEDQIIGLTSGEEKTFELTFPAEYHAKHLAGKPATFAVKLKSVEEQKIPAIDDAFAQTIGKFESLAAVKENMQKGMLEEKQRAAKEEQRTLILDALIAAADMEYPVVLVEEEAKRMLLQFRSQVESMGFEWEKYLTETKKSEAELGLEWEPQAKKRVAAELVLQKLAADESIDVDTEAVEAEMNKVFQYYKNTKQIEEKIDMGKLYTSVRGQMVNEKVLTWLEGIR; this is encoded by the coding sequence ATGGAAGTCAAAGTACAGAAGCTCCCTGCCTCACGCTGGGAAATCACCGTGACGCTCCCGTGGGAGGAGTGGCAGACACATCGTGAACACGCGGTCGAACACCTGGCGGCGAATGTGAATATGGCCGGGTTCCGCCAGGGAAAAGTGCCAGAAGCGATGCTCGAGCAGCGTTTTGGGAAGGAAGCGATTCTCATCGAGACGGCGGAGCATGCGGTCCATCACACCTATCCGCAGGCGCTCCTGGAAGCCAAGGCAGAGGCGATCGGTCGACCGGAAATCAAATTTGATGCCGTGAAGGCTGATGAGCCGCTGGTATTCACCATTACGACTGATGTGTTACCGGAAATAGTCCTGAGAGAATGGCGCAAAGATGTCGCGAAGATTAATGCGGCGGCAGCCGAGAAACACATCTCGGTCACAGACGAAGAAATGAACAAAGAGCTCGCCGAGTTGGCCAAGATGCGCGCCAGTTTCGTGCCCGTTGATCGAGCTGCTGCTCTGAGTGATACGGCCAAGGTTGATTTCACGGTGACGGTTGACGGCGTGATCATCGAGGGTGGTACGAGTACGGATCACGCCATTGTACTCGGTTCGGGCGCTTTCATCCCAGGTTTCGAGGACCAGATCATCGGTCTGACGAGCGGAGAAGAAAAGACGTTCGAGTTGACTTTCCCCGCAGAGTATCATGCCAAACACCTCGCTGGAAAACCGGCTACGTTTGCGGTGAAGTTGAAGTCGGTCGAGGAACAGAAGATACCGGCGATTGATGATGCTTTTGCTCAGACGATCGGCAAGTTCGAGAGTCTCGCAGCCGTGAAGGAGAATATGCAAAAAGGAATGCTCGAGGAGAAACAGCGCGCGGCTAAAGAAGAGCAGCGGACGCTCATTCTCGATGCGTTGATTGCTGCGGCCGACATGGAGTACCCAGTTGTCCTCGTCGAGGAAGAGGCGAAGCGCATGCTCTTGCAGTTTCGGTCACAGGTCGAATCGATGGGGTTCGAGTGGGAGAAATATCTGACCGAGACGAAGAAGTCGGAAGCAGAGCTCGGCCTCGAGTGGGAACCACAGGCCAAGAAGCGAGTCGCAGCGGAACTCGTCCTCCAGAAACTCGCCGCCGATGAGTCGATCGATGTCGACACCGAAGCGGTCGAAGCCGAAATGAACAAGGTCTTCCAGTATTACAAAAACACCAAGCAAATCGAGGAGAAGATCGATATGGGCAAGCTCTATACGTCCGTGCGGGGGCAAATGGTGAATGAAAAGGTATTGACCTGGCTTGAAGGTATACGTTAA